In Lycium ferocissimum isolate CSIRO_LF1 chromosome 7, AGI_CSIRO_Lferr_CH_V1, whole genome shotgun sequence, the sequence TCTTTTTCCACATTATCGATAATCAGTAAGAGTTCGAATCTTCAACGTATATCTTCTTTTTCTACATATGTTTTTTACACATAAGGCTTGGTAGAAAGAAAATATTCCAGGGTTACCGATGAATCCCttttcttccccccccccccccccccccaatttatCCTTATGTAAGTCAAAACCAGACTTTTCCACCCTAAAGAACGGGTGACGTGACATATATGCAACACTAACGTTCATTCATGTTGCGGCGCTCCGATCAAGGCCGATTAATGTGACGTGAGTTGTTGGGAATGAAAGACAACCGTGAAGATCCCGGACGCCCTGGTGTCGGTCGTTAAAGAATACCCGGGTGTGCATTTTTCCCAATATAATAAGAATTACTAATATTTAAAGACCAATtgcaaatgaaaatatgaaattgAACTATAAAAGTTAAGCTCattggagaaagaaaacaagTGATCTCTACTGGACATCccataaaattaagaaatttttaCATGGAGTAGCTACCATATAAGAGGTAGTAGGTATAAGGTATTTGTAATTGCAGTTCATAGCTATGTTTTACCTGTTTCGCGTGTATTCTCGAAACAGGTAAAACATAGTTACTAACTGTAATTACAAAAACAGTAGCTATGGGTTAGTTAGAACCCTAGAAACTATAGATATTTATATAAGTTACTCTAAAATTAACTAATTGCCACGagttaagagaaaaaaatagttGTTCAATTACTGACAATAATAACTATGCACCAATCCCAAATAAATTTGACTCGGCTATATAAATTATCACGTTTCCATTTAACCTCAAGTCATGTCATCATTATACCATATAATCATTTTTAACTACTgacaagaaattaaaaagttCAATCGGGATAATTTCAATATCAACTATTAAAACTAAATTCAAACactccttttcttttaaaaaaaaaaaaatgtttgagtCGGCTATATAAATTATCACGTATCCATTTTATCTCAACTCATTtcatcatcataccatataaTTAGTTTTAACTACTGACAGTGAAAAAACAAAGTTCACTCCGAATAATTTCAAAATCAACTATTAAAACTAAATCGAAacactcctttttttttttttggttctcgtccaaacaaaacaaaacgaagtgcttaaaattttcatatgaatttcaaaattcaaaaatatactttttctacattttttaaacaaaaaagagaaggaatatgaaaaagaacaaaagaaaagacaagGAAATGTTGGAATAAAGAATAAAGATCtggttaaatttgaaaattaggCTCGGACTCTTCCCAAAGCCAGCTAATATTAGCTTCGGAAAGCCGTTAATCCGAACCTAagtaatctttttttcttttctttttccttctttagttctcatttcttctttcttatcttctttacattcaaatcaaaaATCCTTttctgagaaaaaaaaaaaattaaaggttttACTGATAATTGAATCTTCTTTGATCACACACTTTAGAAACTTCTTTACTTTAAATAAAGTTTTAAGCTTTATGTTGAATTTGAGTATATGAGAGTTAGtttcatagaaaaaaaaaattctggggTTTGAGTTTTGAAGTCATTTTTTGATTACCCAATTTGGGTTTCTTGGAtcttggttaaaaaaaattcaaagatcAAATTTTTCAGTAACTACTATTAGTATTATATATGATAAAGTTTTCATCTTTATATTGAATTTGGGTTTATTAGAGTTTGtttcatagaaaaaaaaaattgtggggtTTGAGTTTTGAAGTCATTTATTCAATACCTAATTTGggtttcttgaatcttgatttaaaaaaaaaaaatcaagatcaaATTTTTATTGATTACTCATAAGAAATGAAAGGTGATAAAATGGTAAAAAGATCATCTTTGGGAAGCATTGTGCGGAAGAGGTTATCAGATATAACAAATTCACTTCCACAAACACAGCAAAAATCGCCTATTGATGTCGATAAGGTTTCGCCTGATGTTTCTTCAATGAAGGATTATATTAATCATCTAGCCAAAgtatgaatctttcttgttttttccttaatgggtattttttttaatttaattcttgtgtgattttctgatttttgtgttgtttttttGGGTGGTTGATACAGGAAAATGTTGCATTGGTGAAAATTGTTCAAGAAAAGAAGTGAGTAATTATTGTACGCAATTTAGAGCAagctatcctttttttttttttttttttttttttacattgttcgTGTCAGGTTTTAAcgttagataggaggttgtggagaaAACAGATTAGGGTAATCCTTACTAGTAGTCGTAGTATTTCTCATGTACTTTCTTATCCTTTGATTTTTGTTACTATCTATTGTCTTTTGTTATTCATTTAGCGTACTGTTTTGCTGTAGTTACTGttcctctctacctcccaaggtaggggtaaggtccgggtacactttaccctccccagactccacttgtggattatactgggtatgttgttgttgttgtattgttaGTGTccatttgtttgattttttttaaaaaaaaaaatatgttttgatTGTGTCAACAGCAAGATTATAGAATTAAGTGGGAATGAGCTTCAAAAAATGAGGATTCATCTACAAAAAATGCAGCTACAAAACTGGAATCTTGCTCAATCGAATAGTCATATGTTGGCGGTTAGttctctttattttctcttcGCTGATGTAAGTGGTGTTCTTGCATTCATGAAAAAACTAATGAATCATCTATTAATATTGCAGGAACTCAATTTGAACAGAgaaaaggtatttttttttaattaagaagGTTGAACTTGTAAAGGGAAATTAGAACTTCTTGTTGAAAAGGAGTTAGTAATTTGTTTTGTAACAGATGAAGACGCTACAACACGAGCTGGTTTGCAAAGAAGTATTACTTAAATCGCGGAATTTAGTAGAGGTATGGAGTTTGTACTATGTCTATTTTGTGACATCTTACTGAAAGAAACATTGATGTATAGTAAAATTTTAGGTGCATACAAACTTGGGCATGCCTAAGTTCATCTTGGCAATAGCATGAAGTTTCATCAATTTGTGTTTGAGTAGAATAAGTTGACctttttttgttcaatttggTCATGCCTAAGTTCATTTTGGCAATGGCATAAAGTTTCATCAACTTTGTTTGAGTGGAATAAGTTGCCTTTTTATGTTCAATTTGGTCATGCCTAAGTTCATCTTGGCAATCATGAAGTTCCCATGTTGAGACTCATCTTTGAACAATTGAAAACTACTTCAGAAAATTTGAACCCATACTAAGTTCGTCTGGTAACTTTTTTCTCTAAAAAATTATTGTTGGGATAGAGATTATACTTGCGTGGATGTGAAGGAAAGATTGAAGATTGATAGTTCAATGTAGATCGCCACAATGACTAACATGCTTACATCGACAATTATATCTTTTCTGCCACGAGTGGTGGTACAAGGGGGTTGtctaatatatatatccaaCCAAGAGGGTTCAGATGAAACCCTTACGCTCGTATAACTCTGCCCGCAGACATGACGTTACGTCTTCATTTAACGCCTGAATGAGTTGACAATCGATTTTATAAGGTAAAATCAGCTTGAAGCATTCACCTATAAATTGTGTTGAAGAGAAAAGCCTTGTTAGATAACCAAAGTTTAAATAGTTTTTGAGATTCACACCTTAGGccattgtagaatgaaaatttTCAAGCAGCGAATTCAAAGCCTTTTTTTCTGCTTGTCACATAGTCTTAGATGTAAATAGTTAGATGAGCCCTAGGGCTACTTTTCGTAATTGATCAGTATAGAGACATAAAGCGATATCAACTTCTTGTAATTGCAGGAACAAGAACAAAACGACCTGCCAAAGAATGACTTGCAGGTATGAACTGAAACTTTCAATTAGTTTTCCATTTGCAATTATTGGCATTCCTCTATCTTCTCTAGCTAAGTAGATTTTCGCGTTTTTGGCACTAGGATGAAGAGTTTATGGATATCGACTCTCAATTGAACAAACATAGCAAGCCTAAAAATGGTAACAGACGCCAGCGTGCTACAAGAAGTCAATGTAAATGCTAGTTTCTCCATTAGTGCATTCTTGAGTTCCAATTTATTTTTGTGTATCCCTAACCGTTAAGTAATATTTCAGCTATGGGCCATTCGACAACCTCTCAACAATATGCAGAAAAAGAAGCAGCAGAAAACAAAAGGTTAGTTTTATTTATACCAGAAATTATCCCTGTACATGACTTTTCTTGGtaagtcaaacctctctataacaacgtCATTTGTTTCGATTTCTTTTGGCTGCTATAGTGAAATGCATGGTTGTTATAGTGAAAATTCTGTTATAGAGGATGAATATTATAGAGAGGTATGACCGTATTATAGGTGTTGGTTTATTCCACATTGGCTTCTACATAGGAACATTAAATAGTTGAACTTGTCAGAGGAAAACTCAACATTTTCATTGCAATAACTCCGCAAAAGAGTGTTTCCTCATTTGAATTTTAGGATATATTGACGTGGGGAGAACATATTTAACGTCAAACCTCTTTATAACAACGTTCGTTTGTCTGGATATTTTTTGGCTGCTATAgcaaaatgttgttatagagaacacATAATATAACTTAACATGAAAGACCGGTTCGACAGAAAACATGGTTGTTATAGTGAGATGTTATAGAGGgtggttgttatagagaggtctgactgtactTGTTATACTATCTCCGATTGCTTGAATGTCTACTAGTTATATCATATGCAATTGCTTGAATCTCAAGACAATTTTCGAACCACAATCGTATCTTTTTCAGGCGGTGTTTTAGAAGAAAGTCTACTAATTCCAAAATCCAACAGCCAGAACCACCAACAGAGGACTTGTTTGAGTTAGAAGGCCTTGCTGTACCCTTCAACAGCCCGGTTCACATAGACGGTCTGGTTTCATCGCCTTCCTCTGGCATTGAAGAAGTGAAACATGACAAGGAAAATGTAGCTCCACTTTCGCGAAGGTCTTCTATTGGAAGACCATCGCGTAAAGCAGCTGAGAAGGTTCAGTCCTACAAAGAGATTCCAGTTAACATCAAAATGAGAAGAGTTGCATGAGCTTTTTATAGAGCTTGAAGAATATTATAACTCCATATATGTAAGCTGTGTTTGTCCTATGTTAATTTGTTTTGTGACACTTTTGACTGTTCTGTAAATTATCCATATTTAAAACATTAAACTGTCACCATGGCtgcaaaattaattcaatcttgTGACTAGGATCATATGGTTAGTTGTTTTAAGAAAAGGAGCAAAGTTAGCTAGTCATTTGCTATATATTTTAGGCCCATGATGGACTTTTCTGCATTTAAAATGGTAGAAATAGCGCTCACTAGCTACTTTTCGACcctgtttttgaaaaatagccGCTATCATGAGTTCACAAGTGAGACTCCATGATAATGTCctgaaatttcaattttcacCTGTGAAATTTGAAATTCCATGACAGTAACTTTTTTAGTAATAGGGCTGAAAAGTGGCTATTTGCGAATTTTATCCTTTAAAATGTAGTATATCCAATTCAACTGGGCTTGCTGGTCCTGTCATGTATGAAGTTTGATTTCTTGAAGGCCCTATACTTGGAGGAATAGCCATGATGCAATCAACACATTATCTGCCCAAAAAAGATTCAGTATATTACTACTCTATAATTAAGACTTCTGCTGACTTCTCTTGCTTTGTGACCCCATGAAATTAAAGTATCATACTGACTTGTTTTACCACCCTTCAATGATGCACTAATTGCTTATTATTGTGCcactttttgaaatttaatttcaCAAATGATCATTCAACTTTAAGCTTATTGCACAAATATCATAAACTGAATTAGTGCAACACGAAAAAACAATTCAAGCATGTCTATATTCCAAATATAAGCTATATAGTCGCTCACGCAACCTCCTAAACTAAAAAGTGCCgctaatgtataatatatgtataatttactTATTCCGACCAGTAAAAGTAAACAATAAAATTCAACCAACTATTTGTGTAAAGACATGCAAGTGCATTAGCAACAACTCACCTTACATAATATCTAAAGGAAGCCACTTAGAAGTGCTCATTTTTCGACCCACCTTAACACCCACACTTGTTCCGACAATACAAAATCTCAAGTTTTTTTGCCCGATCCGGTCAATTGATTTTACAGCCCATTACAAacttataaaaattataattttaacataaaatatacatgCAGGATCGttttttattcaaattttaaatggtcatgttcatcattttctaTTCAAAAGATTAgttattcaaattttaataGTTGATGTGATATTTTCCTATGAATTCTAttgactttatttgaaaatttaataattttgaattaatatCCTTATTCTATGTCAAATCAATGCTAATACCTAAAACTATGCTATGATTTTTAAATGCTTTTAGCGGCAACAACCGCTTGGGATTCCAAGTTAAAGGAGTGAAACTGACGAGCTACCTATATACAAAGAATAATAGGCTAAAGGCCCTATCTTTTGGGCCCTACTTTTGTGGAACCCAATGGTACTTCATTTAGGCCCATAAAGCTACCCTACTTAAAACAACATGTTGGGCCCACACGGCATCGAGTTTCGTGTTTAGAATCATTTTGACAATTTGGGGACTTAAATTTCTTAACAAATATACTCCTAGTAAGAAGTGAGTATTCTATTGATTTCACTTTATTTGTCATAGTTTAATTTAGCAAAAACttaataagcaaaaaaaaaaaaaaaaaaaaaattacgatcTTAAAAGTATCACGATTGTAgttataaaacttttaaaattactataataacaacaacatatcagtgtaatttcataagtaaaatatagggagggtagagtgtatgtaGACTTTACCCCTCTATtttggaggtagagaggttgttcctcggaagacttttaaaactgataattttaaatatgttaTACACTTATAAGGATGTAAAAGTTTTTCATTCATCAAATATCGAGATATGTCCTTTCATATTAGTAATCGCATTATCGCACTATAAtttcttgtgctttgatttctgctactatctgttatttcatgtactttgattatcttattttatttgtgaTAGCTATTGTCCCTTTGCAAACTACTTTatcatggcttagtcgctttcgtcattttcatttccatatcgctttgaatttcttgtccttatctgacctctttttatgctttctattgagccgagagtctttcggaaacaaccgtCTTACCTTAGTAGGagaaggtctgcgtacactctaccctcccctaaccccacattgtgggatttcactgagttgctgttgttgttgtaaatatagaaatatgtcaTTCTGGTTTAAACGAACTAAAAGGAATATAGTGCCTAATATGATGGAAATTTTTATGACAGTTGAGAGGCTGAAGTGCACAAATACTCAATTTGGGACATCATTTAAGCTATATCTGCAACGCATAAAATTTTTGCAAGTATCCCTACTTCGGGGCAAATTATCCCTACTTCGGGGCAAATTCGCACATCTAAAGTTAGTATGTGAAGTTGTTCCGAAGTAGGTAGATATCCAAcaatcttgaaaaaaaaaataaacaaattaaataGCAATATCCAAATAAGATTCCcgtgaaattttaattttgaaaatccTACTTGTTAATCCTTAACATTAAGCCATTGGATATGGGCCTGTATCACGGATTTTGAGCGAGTTATCCTTATAAAGAAAttggggcaatttgcacgattgacCTTATTcgggagtggtctttaatttttgctctcaaattggtggtctttaatttttgcccttcgctaaaaacCTGGAACACCTCGTACCTTCAAGCTAAGGTATAACCTTTATGACGGGGACATAATGTAACCAAGATGAGGAGTATAGGAAGTGTTTCGAAAACCAATCAAGTTATAAGAAGAGTCCTTGGGAAAAGTAAAGTCAGAAGCTAGCCTACATAACCTATTTTCAAGTGAGTTTACACAGGATCTCACTTCAAGCGAGTATTCAGGAGATCTATAAGGAATTTGATAAAACTTtctcatgaaagttgtagatctttaaaatacctttctaacggtatattatggaggtcaaacggaGATCTGTACAAAACATTATGACCGTTTTACTGAAGGACTCTGAGAAGCCCGCCGGACAAGCGCAGGTGCCAACGTAGACAGCCCCGGGGGTCATTAAAAGCGCATTTTTCTGaatttttattccatttttcagTTCTCCAAGTCCTAGCATGACTTTTCTCTCCTCTATTCATCCTCCCACATCAAGCTAAGTCTCTCCCATGTATTTCTAAGTAATTCCAACACATAAACATGAATTCTTAACAAGATTCTACACTACAATCTTAGGGTTTCCAAGAAAACCCTTCTCAAGGTTTCAAGTTTAGATTCTTGGGGTTCTTCAAAAGCTCAgactttttcttcaagttttggagtaACTAAGGTATGTGGGAtttctatccacgtgtgggaacatcattgttcttccccactcTACGTTCatccatgaaaatatgaagttccACAAACCTAGTGTTTCTAATCTAATTCATGATGACCCTAAGTTACATGTACCATGACATACCATGTTCGTATTAataattcgttattgtattcttgatattccattttggttattgggaatccgccgtaatccatgaacaccCATCCTTTGCAtttcatgggttcttaaatgcaagatatgaactattatgc encodes:
- the LOC132065375 gene encoding SHUGOSHIN 2, with translation MKGDKMVKRSSLGSIVRKRLSDITNSLPQTQQKSPIDVDKVSPDVSSMKDYINHLAKENVALVKIVQEKNKIIELSGNELQKMRIHLQKMQLQNWNLAQSNSHMLAELNLNREKMKTLQHELVCKEVLLKSRNLVEEQEQNDLPKNDLQDEEFMDIDSQLNKHSKPKNGNRRQRATRSQSMGHSTTSQQYAEKEAAENKRRCFRRKSTNSKIQQPEPPTEDLFELEGLAVPFNSPVHIDGLVSSPSSGIEEVKHDKENVAPLSRRSSIGRPSRKAAEKVQSYKEIPVNIKMRRVA